One genomic window of Chloroflexota bacterium includes the following:
- a CDS encoding YfcC family protein, with protein sequence MESKAGAQISAKAFIQSVIILFVIMMVAGVLTIIVPAGRYERIAQGGRELINADSFQFVEQPDYPIWRWFTAPVEVLGGSDGLIVIVIIFFILMVGGAFAVLDRVGILKAGIAKIVRAFGGKKYLLLLVISFFFMLLGAFFGILEEIVPLVPLMLALSYYLGWDALVGLGMSVLATNMGFSAAITNPFTIGIAQKIAGLPLFSGAWFRVPIFLAIYAVFAIFLVRYAKKIERNPETSLVHDEDQAERAKYAALDLEAIAQSSPHLGRAMGWFSVFLALILFVLIGGPFIPAVSDYALPLVGIFFLIGGIGAGMLAGGEKKAVFKALWEGVSGIAPGILLILMAVSIKHIVVSGGIMDTILHSAAQPFSQASPFVSAVIIYFLALLIEFFVASGSAKAFLMMPILLPLADLVGVTRQVTVTAYCFGDGFSNLVYPTNPLLLIILGLTVVSYPKWLKWTLPLWGVVILVTVAFLALGVAIGYGPF encoded by the coding sequence ATGGAATCCAAAGCCGGTGCGCAGATCAGCGCCAAAGCCTTCATCCAGTCTGTGATTATTCTATTTGTCATTATGATGGTTGCAGGTGTGCTCACGATAATTGTTCCGGCAGGGCGCTATGAGCGCATTGCTCAGGGTGGGCGCGAGCTGATCAACGCCGATTCCTTTCAGTTTGTCGAGCAGCCTGACTACCCAATCTGGCGCTGGTTCACCGCTCCTGTGGAGGTACTCGGCGGGTCGGATGGCCTGATCGTTATTGTGATTATTTTCTTTATCCTGATGGTAGGCGGCGCCTTTGCCGTACTCGATCGGGTTGGCATCCTTAAGGCGGGTATTGCAAAAATTGTGCGCGCCTTTGGCGGCAAGAAATACCTGCTCTTGTTGGTGATCTCATTTTTCTTCATGCTGTTGGGGGCTTTCTTTGGCATCCTCGAAGAAATCGTCCCGCTGGTTCCATTGATGCTGGCGCTCTCCTATTATCTTGGTTGGGACGCGCTGGTTGGGTTGGGGATGAGCGTGTTGGCGACCAATATGGGTTTCTCAGCGGCCATTACCAATCCCTTCACGATTGGCATCGCCCAAAAAATCGCTGGGCTGCCGCTTTTCTCTGGAGCCTGGTTCCGTGTGCCGATTTTCCTTGCCATCTACGCCGTCTTTGCGATATTTCTTGTTCGCTACGCCAAAAAGATCGAGCGCAATCCCGAAACTTCCTTGGTACATGATGAAGATCAAGCCGAACGCGCCAAATATGCTGCTCTCGATCTGGAAGCGATTGCCCAATCCAGCCCGCATTTGGGACGTGCAATGGGCTGGTTCTCAGTTTTTCTTGCGCTGATTCTCTTTGTGCTGATCGGTGGCCCCTTCATCCCTGCGGTTTCGGATTATGCTTTGCCCCTGGTGGGGATTTTCTTCTTGATTGGGGGAATTGGTGCCGGGATGTTGGCTGGTGGCGAGAAGAAAGCGGTGTTCAAAGCCTTGTGGGAAGGTGTTTCTGGTATCGCCCCGGGGATTCTTCTGATCCTGATGGCGGTCAGTATCAAGCATATTGTCGTGTCGGGCGGTATTATGGATACCATCCTGCATAGCGCGGCGCAGCCCTTCTCGCAGGCCAGCCCCTTCGTTTCGGCGGTGATTATATATTTCCTGGCATTGCTGATCGAATTTTTTGTAGCTTCGGGTTCGGCCAAAGCTTTTTTGATGATGCCCATCCTGCTGCCCCTTGCCGATCTGGTCGGTGTGACGCGGCAGGTTACTGTCACGGCATATTGCTTCGGCGATGGTTTCTCCAATCTGGTATATCCTACCAACCCGCTCTTGCTAATTATTTTGGGGTTAACGGTGGTGAGTTACCCCAAGTGGCTCAAATGGACGCTGCCTTTATGGGGTGTGGTTATTCTGGTGACAGTGGCTTTTCTGGCCCTTGGCGTGGCGATAGGTTACGGGCCGTTTTAG
- a CDS encoding DUF2817 domain-containing protein, whose amino-acid sequence MNTALLNLFPKNYIVSRERFRSQLARVQAYWPNAELHHHALAEHPDLTIDWIRANVTEQPEKLLIITTGEHGAEGTVGAAMMQVFVEEYLLRLNLQDTGLLLVHAINPWGMQHNRRVNSNNVDLNRNFLGDGKTFTPAANPEYRLLHPFLNPQKSLRSKLDFLSKLIKIMFSPGQSALHSGMLMGQYEFPQGLYFGGKKIEEETRVMMDLYRKTVQPYAQLLHLDMHTGYGPRYQMSLVNSPAERRASTELEAAFNYPEVVTANPEEFYAIQGDMIDWIYELVQTEFPEKTLFATAFEFGTLGMSLPAAIRSLWAMIFENQVHWHAATNEAVVRRAKADFSALFSPLEKNWRLKAIADARQAFDGILRDQGFFL is encoded by the coding sequence GTGAATACAGCGCTTCTCAACTTATTTCCCAAAAACTACATTGTTTCACGTGAACGCTTCCGCAGCCAACTCGCCCGCGTGCAAGCGTACTGGCCGAATGCCGAATTGCACCACCACGCCTTGGCCGAACACCCCGACCTGACGATAGATTGGATTCGGGCCAATGTTACGGAGCAGCCCGAAAAACTACTCATCATCACTACTGGCGAGCACGGCGCAGAGGGGACCGTTGGCGCGGCGATGATGCAGGTTTTTGTTGAAGAATACCTCCTCCGGCTGAATCTCCAGGATACCGGTTTGTTGTTGGTCCATGCCATCAATCCATGGGGGATGCAACACAACCGCCGCGTAAATTCTAATAACGTGGATTTGAATCGCAACTTTCTTGGGGATGGGAAAACCTTCACCCCGGCTGCCAACCCGGAGTACAGACTGTTGCATCCCTTTCTAAATCCGCAGAAATCCCTCCGCTCGAAATTGGATTTCCTGTCCAAACTTATCAAGATCATGTTTTCGCCGGGACAATCGGCCTTGCACTCTGGGATGTTGATGGGACAATACGAATTTCCCCAGGGACTTTATTTTGGCGGCAAGAAGATTGAAGAAGAAACCAGGGTGATGATGGATTTGTATCGAAAAACTGTGCAGCCCTATGCGCAGCTTTTGCATCTGGATATGCACACCGGCTACGGCCCGCGCTACCAGATGAGTTTGGTCAACTCTCCAGCGGAGCGACGTGCCTCCACAGAATTGGAAGCAGCCTTCAATTACCCCGAAGTGGTCACAGCCAATCCCGAGGAGTTTTATGCCATTCAGGGTGATATGATCGATTGGATTTATGAACTCGTGCAGACCGAGTTTCCAGAGAAGACGCTTTTTGCCACGGCTTTTGAATTCGGTACTTTGGGCATGTCGCTTCCCGCTGCGATTCGCAGTTTGTGGGCGATGATTTTCGAGAATCAGGTACACTGGCATGCAGCGACAAATGAAGCTGTCGTACGGCGCGCCAAAGCTGATTTTAGCGCATTATTCTCTCCACTCGAAAAAAACTGGCGCTTGAAGGCAATTGCCGATGCACGTCAGGCTTTTGATGGTATTCTACGGGATCAGGGGTTTTTCTTGTAG